From Anomalospiza imberbis isolate Cuckoo-Finch-1a 21T00152 chromosome 14, ASM3175350v1, whole genome shotgun sequence, a single genomic window includes:
- the SHROOM4 gene encoding protein Shroom4, with amino-acid sequence MERAEGRPGAPQYVHVQLQGGAPWGFTLRGGLEHGEPLIVSKVEDGGKAALSRRLQPGDELVNISGTPLYGSRQEALILIKGSYRTLKMVVRRRNVPVFRPHSWHMAKLAESRPDVPTMHCPADAFSLSWPSGCDVSTDRSSSIGSMESLDHPSQACYEGDPSPVDQGMYHSKRDSAYSSFSASSIASDCALSLRPEEAVSIDSSLQGPCKASDRRYLTTGAEPSASWHPEAWRAPVPPQPPVRRDSLRAAPAGRGDRRQASVSADMLHAKGRWISDTFLCQRDGEAEVVGRRKLAPYPTKDCLSADQYYMLSSQPDRCPAESLLGERMESDNQPYLDDSMHQVPDATTAGDNPLLSPLKGHVSHRHSAPEQLLASQFRSLQLGTSSGRASPAPSAQRWTLSPLHPEGSRGGTTGAAQDPPHCPEPCCRPPPCRCCPELQQACGQDGQGASPVLSTEGPVEEESRGGARRAGGPPHRSAQMRRRSDRFATSLRNEIQRRKAQLQKSRGPGAPPPGEEPVEETEEPPEGSVLAERHPALPERLSPAPSEESRNSGRSADRGIPTPDPVPAPKGPLSPERVVPTARGRWRWSPENKLQPQHSPSPSELEGYSQGPAACSSPPRGSDEAVLLPFADRRRFFEESSRLAPPRHSKPPAGDPSTFQPPGPEHRDVRRLSVDQPYSPPSPSRPGSAGPYADCCREQPHCYKPLGRPGELDYLRGFSYPCGVPLRPEPCRCCGGDPCPPPLPRGHTCRCHPVSWVRCPDCCYSATHPGREDSDAWPPRRAFVPEFPQDEWEPPAITRKVSQSISELSSYPPGFPRLGPFHTYLENTEPQWPPCYRATSTHDLLWDSDRLAHTPESPPDPLHRPLRGRAFSESHLNLEPSSPWGCDQKDLFRAKLDPPSIPKKKGPPPPRPPPPNWEKYRQRRASQLPPDGAGHGSAFSAAPVPIRSIAEAVRERSQSLTAEQKGQSWGHTACPPAPSGAWPRPEAPRSLRRTPGPDAANAEVCRVSGAGEKRTKIKQSWEMEEQPQRLIQNQEQGCASPCGVGECSLSLHCGSGPALPEALKPSSGAVEGVSCQGSWPQPRCMDSEERLWDVAVRDHSLASVLAPLASPGTGTATEVMGELMVAGERQAWRKCLQQDWHLEALAQDRQGFEPISLPPRSAASSSSFPVHYGVAVGKTEPLNKVKALPEVVEGSSEDEEEEVDHELVEKKLQLIESLSRKLVVLQEAQRGLQEDISANGALGEDVAARLQALCTPGEFDKYRLFVGDLDKVVNLLLSLSGRLARVETALGSLGPHAPAEDKLALREKQRLLVAQLEDAKELKEHVGRREEAVGAMVARYLPAEHLQDYQHFVKMKSALIAEQRELEEKIKLGQEQLRCLRESLGQASKDC; translated from the exons ATGGAGCGGGCCGAGGGCCGGCCCGGCGCCCCCCAGTACGTGCATGTGCAGCTGCAGGGGGGCGCGCCCTGGGGCTTCACGCTGCGCGGTGGGCTAGAGCACGGCGAGCCCCTCATCGTCTCCAAG GTGGAGGATGGGGGCAAGGCTGCACTGTCCCGCCGGCTGCAGCCAGGTGATGAGCTGGTGAACATCAGCGGGACGCCACTGTACGGATCCCGCCAGGAGGCCCTCATCCTCATCAAGGGCTCCTACCGCACTCTGAAGATGGTTGTTCGCAG GAGGAACGTGCCCGTCTTCCGGCCCCATTCCTGGCACATGGCCAAACTTGCCGAAAGCCGCCCAGACGTCCCCACCATGCACTGCCCGGCTGATGCCTTCAGCCTCTCCTGGCCTTCGGGGTGTGATGTCAG cactgACCGGAGCAGCTCCATCGGGAGCATGGAGAGCCTGGACCATCCCAGCCAGGCCTGCTATGAAGGAGACCCCTCACCCGTTGACCAGGGCATGTACCACAGCAAGCGGGACTCGGCCTACAGCTCCTTCTCTGCCAGCTCCATCGCCTCTGACTGCGCCCTCTCTCTCCGTCCTGAAGAGGCCGTGTCCATCGATTCCAGCCTCCAAGGCCCCTGCAAAGCCTCTGACAGGCGCTACCTGACCACAGGGGCTGAGCCATCTGCCAGCTGGCACCCTGAGGCCTGGCGGGCACCtgtgcccccccagccccctgtCAGGAGGGACAGCCTGcgagcagccccagctggcagaggggacaggcGCCAGGCGTCAGTGTCAGCGGACATGCTGCATGCCAAGGGCCGGTGGATCTCTGACACCTTCCTCTGCCAGCGGGATGGGGAGGCAGAAGTAGTGGGCAGGAGGAAACTGGCGCCATACCCCACGAAGGACTGTCTCTCTGCTGACCAGTATTACATGCTGAGCTCCCAACCGGACCGTTGCCCAGCTGAGTCACTCCTGGGGGAGAGGATGGAGTCTGACAACCAGCCGTACCTGGATGACAGCATGCACCAAGTGCCTGATGCCACGACAGCAGGTGACAACCCATTGCTGTCCCCTCTCAAGGGCCACGTGTCGCACCGTCACAGTGCTCCCGAGCAACTGCTGGCCTCCCAATTCCGctccctccagctgggcaccagcAGCGGGCGAGCCTCGCCAGCCCCCAGTGCGCAACGCTGGACCTTGTCCCCACTGCATCCTGAGGGCAGCCGAGGGGGAACCACAGGGGCTGCCCAGGATCCCCCGCACTGCCCAGAGCCTTGCTGCCGCCCACCGCCCTGCCGCTgctgccctgagctgcagcaagCGTGCGGGCAGGATGGCCAGGGGGCTAGCCCAGTACTCAGCACTGAGGGGCcagtggaggaggagagccGGGGAGGGGCCCGGCGGGCTGGGGGTCCTCCCCACCGCTCTGCTCAGATGCGCCGCCGCAGCGACCGCTTTGCCACCAGCCTGCGCAACGAGATCCAGCGGCGCAAGGCCCAGCTGCAGAAGAGCCGGGGTCCTGGTGCACCTCCACCTGGTGAGGAGCCAGTGGAGGAAACTGAGGAGCCCCCCGAGGGCAGTGTACTGGCAGAGCgacaccctgccctgcctgaGCGTCTCAGCCCCGCACCGAGTGAGGAGAGCAGGAACTCTGGCCGCTCTGCAGACCGGGGTATCCCCACCCCTgacccagtgccagcccctAAAGGGCCCCTGTCCCCTGAGCGGGTGGTGCCAACAGCCAGGGGCCGCTGGCGCTGGTCCCCGGAAAACAAGCTGCAGCCGCAACACTCGCCCAGCCCCAGTGAACTGGAGGGCTACAGCCAGGGCCCGGCGGCCTGCAGCTCCCCACCACGGGGCAGCGACGAAGCGGTCCTGCTGCCCTTTGCCGACCGCCGCCGGTTCTTTGAGGAGAGCAGCCGACTGGCACCACCCCGGCACAGCAAGCCGCCAGCGGGTGatcccagcaccttccagccCCCTGGCCCTGAGCACCGGGATGTCCGCCGCCTCTCCGTGGACCAGCCCTACAGCCCCCCCTCACCCAGccgccctggctctgctggccccTATGCCGACTGCTGCCGGGAGCAGCCCCACTGTTACAAGCCACTGGGGAGGCCGGGGGAGCTGGATTACCTGCGGGGCTTCTCCTACCCCTGTGGGGTTCCCCTGCGCCCTGAGCCTTGCCGCTGTTGTGGAGGGGACCCGTGCCCACCACCACTGCCCCGTGGCCACACATGCCGCTGTCACCCTGTGTCCTGGGTGCGCTGCCCTGACTGCTGCTACTCGGCTACCCATCCTGGGCGAGAGGACAGTGATGCCTGGCCCCCCCGGAGAGCTTTCGTCCCG GAATTTCCTCAGGATGAGTGGGAACCACCTGCAATAACCAGGAAAGTCAGCCAGTCCATCAG TGAGCTCTCCAGCTACCCACCGGGTTTTCCAAGGCTTGGCCCATTCCACACCTACCTTGAGAACACCGAGCCACAGTGGCCACCCTGCTACCGGGCCACATCCACGCATGACCTCTTGTGGGATAGTGACCGCCTGGCCCACACTCCTGAGAGCCCCCCGGATCCGCTGCACCGCCCACTAAGGGGCAGAGCCTTCTCTGAGAGCCACCTCAACCTGGAACCttccagcccctggggctgtgACCAGAAGGACCTTTTCCGTGCCAAGCTGGACCCTCCCAGCATCCCCAAAAAGAAGGGCCCCCCACCACCCCGCCCACCTCCGCCCAACTGGGAGAAGTACAGGCAGCGCCGGGCATCCCAGCTCCCACCAGATGGTGCTGGGCATGGCTCTGCCTTCTCTGCTGCCCCAGTGCCAATCCGCAGCATTgctgaggcagtgagggagcGGTCACAGAGCCTCACCGCGGAGCAGAAAGGCCAGTCCTGGGGGCACACTGCTTGCCCCCCTGCTCCGTCAGGTGCCTGGCCCCGACCGGAGGCCCCCAGATCACTCCGCAGGACTCCTGGGCCTGATGCTGCCAACGCTGAAGTTTGCAG GGTGTCAGGAGCCGGGGAGAAGCGGACAAAGATAAAGCAGTCCTGGGAGatggaggagcagccccagagGCTCATCCAGaaccaggagcagggctgtgccagtccctgtggggtgggtgagtgctccctgtccctgcattGTGGCTCTGGTCCTGCCCTGCCAGAGGCACTTAAGCCCAGTTCTGGGGCAGTGGAGGGGGTgagctgccagggcagctgGCCCCAACCCCGCTGCATGGACTCCGAGGAACGGCTGTGGGACGTGGCTGTCAGGGACCATTCCCTGGCCAGTGTCCTGGCCCCCTTGGCTTCccctggcactggcactgccactgAGGTGATGGGTGAGCTGATGGTGGCAGGGGAGCGACAGGCCTGGCGGAAGTGTCTCCAGCAGGACTGGCACCTGGAGGCCCTGGCTCAGGACAG GCAAGGTTTTGAGCCCATCTCACTGCCTCCCAGGAGTgctgccagctccagttccTTCCCAGTGCACTATGGTGTTGCAGTGGGCAAAACTGAGCCACTCAACAAGGTAAAGGCACTGCCAGAGGTAGTGGAGGGGAGctcagaggatgaggaggaggaggtggaccATGAGCTGGTGGAAAAGAAG ctgcagctgatcGAGAGTCTGAGCCGCAAGCTGgtggtgctgcaggaggcacaacgggggctgcaggaggacatTAGTGCCAATGGGGCACTGGGTGAAGATGTGGCTGCTCGCCTGCAAGCCCTCTGCACCCCAGGGGAGTTCGACAAGTACCGCCTCTTCGTGGGCGACCTGGACAAGGTGGTCAacctcctgctctccctctcGGGTCGCCTGGCCCGGGTGGaaactgccctgggcagcctggggcCGCACGCCCCTGCTGAGGACAAG CTGGCCCTGCGAGAGAAGCAACGGCTGctggtggcacagctggaggaTGCCAAAGAGCTGAAGGAGCATGTGGGGCGGCGGGAGGAGGCAGTGGGTGCCATGGTGGCACGGTACCTGCCCGCCGAGCACCTCCAGGACTACCAGCACTTTGTCAAGATGAAGTCGGCCCTCATTGCTGAGCAGCGGGAGCTGGAAGAGAAGATCAagctgggccaggagcagctcaggtgCCTGCGCGAGAGCCTTGGCCAGGCCTCCAAGGACTGCTAG
- the BMP15 gene encoding bone morphogenetic protein 15, translating into MAMPYPFTSLLLLFFAVPLSQAANQSPLPLGSLPAVPTLPLLQALQTRAPGSPGWQVEPANGQPLRYMLNLYRRAADHEGRPRRSLSLGTNTIRLVQATSHGGQPWAGRWYLQALTYHVEGQPEVEHLLRATVVYLPSLSLAHGRLLCALELVMAGEAPRVLLSPTARPRRGWAEVDVTPYLVLGNSSVGSLALQHVCVRAGRGGGHNAPVAPGHPFLLLYLNDTQAGVAPAAAEPHRHRRDTGTLAHDLPNYLREQGGEKSDCSLHPFPVSFAQLGWDHWIIAPHRYNPRYCKGTCPHLLRYDYHAPNHAVVQSFVHQLVDANVPRPSCVPYRYSPISVLTIERNGDILYKEYENMIAESCTCR; encoded by the exons ATGGCTATGCCCTACCCTTTcaccagcctcctcctcctcttctttgcTGTGCCCCTTTCCCAGGCTGCAAACCAGTCCCCACtgccccttggctccctgcctgctgtccccaccctgcccctgctgcaggcCCTGCAAACACGGGCTCCAggcagcccaggctggcaagtggaGCCAGCCAATGGGCAGCCCCTGCGCTACATGCTGAATCTGTACCGGCGTGCTGCTGACCATGAAGGCCGAccccgccgcagcctcagccTGGGCACCAACACCATCCGCCTGGTCCAGGCCACTTCCCATGGGGGTCAGCCCTGGGCAG GTCGCTGGTACTTGCAGGCCCTCACCTACCACGTGGAAGGCCAGCCAGAGGTTGAGCACCTCCTCAGAGCTACTGTGGTCTACCTGCCCAGTCTGTCACTGGCCCACGGTCGCCTCCTCTGCGCTCTGGAGCTGGTGATGGCTGGCGAGGCACCCAGGGTGCTGCTCAGCCCTACTGCCCGTCCCCGCCGTGGCTGGGCTGAAGTTGATGTCACCCCTTACCTGGTGCTGGGGAACAGCAGTGTGGGGAGCCTGGCACTGCAGCATGTCTGTGTGCGTGCTGGCCGAGGAGGAGGCCACAATGCCCCAGTGGCCCCTGGCCACCCTTTCCTCCTTCTCTACCTTAACGATACCCAGGCAGGGGTGGCACCTGCGGCTGCAGAGCCCCACCGACACCGACGTGATACAGGGACATTGGCTCATGACCTGCCCAACTACCTgcgggagcagggaggggagaagagTGACTGTTCCCTCCACCCCTTCCCTGTCAGTTttgcacagctgggctgggaccaCTGGATCATTGCTCCTCACCGCTACAACCCACGCTACTGCAAGGGCACCTGTCCCCACCTGCTCCGCTATGACTACCACGCACCCAACCATGCTGTGGTGCAGAGTTTTGTTCATCAGCTTGTGGATGCCAATGTGCCCCGACCCTCCTGTGTGCCCTATCGCTACAGCCCCATCAGTGTCCTCACGATTGAGCGCAATGGAGACATACTGTACAAGGAGTACGAGAATATGATTGCAGAGTCCTGCACTTGCCGGTAA